A region of the Dreissena polymorpha isolate Duluth1 chromosome 6, UMN_Dpol_1.0, whole genome shotgun sequence genome:
TTTCTTGTCATCACGTATGTATTCTGACTTGGATCTTTTTGCTTGCTGTCACAAATGTTCATAAATTTAAACACATCACATTAATAACATTGGCAATGCCATCATGATTTAGACATTTTGCTGCTGCATTTCTTGTACTGTACTATTTCATCTTGAAACACGGTTACCCGATGTCGCCTCTTTGACGACGAATTTTCATAAACCTGTATGATGATTGTACATGTGTAATTGTGTGTATGTAAATTAAGTATTTTCTTTGCAGATCAACCGATTGTTGCGCGCAAGACCCGATTTATTCACTCAATACGATAAATGCAAGGTTGTACAGTTTGGGTAAGTCGATTCTGATGTGAAATAACGTCACTGTATGTGTTTAAAACTATATTATTTTATGGAAACCGCATCCTGTAGGACCcaaaaaaaatgacaaatttcCCTGTTCTAAAGTCCTACAATTCATATATAGGCATTTCCAGTTCCAATTGAGTTTGCCTTATTATGTATAGCAACAGAGATCCATATGGTATTTTACATTCCTTCTTGTAAAATTCCTTTATGTCAATATATCAACATTTCAAGTTCtaatattaaaccatttatgcctagcagtTGACTCTCCAGTTcttctaaaatggatcaatttatttccaaaattaggaatgtctagtatatttatttctatatttagaatatttgttacagaaattcatttaagcaaacagcgcagaccctgatgagacgccgcatcatgcggcgtctcatctgggtctacgctgtttgccaatgctattttttctagacgctaggcataaatgggttattacTGCCTTCCTATGTACAGTAAGAGCCCAGTCAGCATCGAGATCCTGCTGGAGTTCAGCGGTCGGGTTTCCATACCGGCCATGCAGCAATTGGCGGCCACGGTGATTTTCGAAGACACGCCTAGATACCGTTATAACCAAGTCGTTGGTCATCTTATTGGAGATCTGCTGGTCTATTATGCCGATCTGCTGCTGTACCACTATAATATTCCGTTcggtaaatgttatttttttttaacatgtttgtttgtattgtacTTGTAATGAGTGCAGATTCTAAATTTTACATTCATgtaatataaatatcaatgatCCATGcagtaaatgttatttaatttaatctttttatagtatttttgtATACACGTATATGCCCTTTGTTCCTTTTGTGACatcataattgtttttacaaacaaaagaTGAGCGACGTTAAGCAAGTGTTCGTCCTTCTGtccttattataaaaatatactttGCCAAAAAATTGGCTAAAGTGTTAAGAGCGCATACCGCGCCAACACCTGTGACCCTAGCTTAATGTACGAGACTCACATTTACTGGACAATCTGTAACTTTATCATGTAtgaatctgttttaaaataacttgcaTTGAATGATAACGTTGTGAAAACATCTTGTTGTTTGTAAATTTGTATCCGTAACTGTAATATCACGGCCATCTGCTCGACGAAACATTCATGTTTTTCCGTTTTACAGGTCAACCTTGTATATAAAGTTTGTTactatcccccgccataggcggagggatattgttttggcgttgtccgtctgccttccgtctttccgtccgtctttctgtccgtccagagccatatctttgaagtgcttcggcggatttctttgaaacttggtatgagtatgtatatggataagaggatgatgcacgccaaatggcagtgtacaccatctgttaataacagagttatggccctttgtatcttaaagaaatgctttttttgtgtgtccaaggctATATATTTGGAGTACttgggcggatttcattgaaacttggtttgagtatgtatatggataagaggatgatgcacgccaaatggcattgtacaccatctgttaataacggagttatggccctttgtttcttaaaaGATGCTTgtttgtcaaatataatactttttgtgtccagaagcatattggcgtgggATATCagttcaatgaatttgcttgttgaatcttaattatgcacatatttaacacaacagcaacaacatcacACCACGTAATGTTTTGGACATGCCATTTTTCTGTTCCAGTTGCAAATATTtcacacaacaacaacatttgataCATCACGTAATGTTTGCGACATGCACATTTTCTGTGCCAGTTATTCAATTAATGACTACGGTTTGGTGGTCCCCTTTGTAGATGCCTGGTTGTACAACAGCACTCAGAAGATGTACGGCTATCCATGGCGTGACGAGGAGAGACTGTGGGACAGCAACTCACCGAAATTCAAGGAAATTGAAGCTGCTTTCTGTAACGAGGTATAAATTCAAAATGATAGAGTCTGGCTCTGTGGAAAATGGGCTTAATTGATATGCGTaaacgacacttcccgcttttatagaattatttgtttaaaggaagtctcgtcGCAACAAAAATAAACTCTTAGCGGAAAGTGTTTCCTTGGTTAGTCTGTGccgactgcaaaggcttatcttagacgacacttttcgcacatgacTTAAGCCCCCATTTACCTGAGCGCGGCTCAAGTTTATTATGTACACCCATATTATGTTAGTTGTTCACTGCATGTTGGCTATCTTTTCATTTTTATGTCTGATATTCTATCAAtagactttaaaaaatgtttataatctgcttaaaaatataaatatttaaagaacaAATAACGTACCTTTAATACAGGAAAGAAAACCTTACGTCAATACTATCCCTCGAATAATAAATCATGAAGAGTTGCCgtgacgtagtggatatggtgtccgcctagcaaccggaAGTTCACGGATCCGATCCCAACTGTGAGAGGTTTCATAAGATTTCCTCCAGAAGACAccgagtactggttctacccaggaaacggactcaacaccttttttaaataaaaatttggaTTTCAATGCAATAGAGCTAAAATGGATAGGTTTGAATTAAACGTGTTTCTAATCTATTTTCCAGATGGACAGAGTGTTCAAAGCTGCCCCTATCGCTGGCAATCCCAACAAGGAACGCTATTACCGCTGCTTCATTGACAATTTCCAGTAAGTGCCGCTGTTTTATGGAAAACAAACAATCAGTATATGACTGGTTTCTCATGTATTTCACTAAATAAGCCTCGTTCTagaaaaacgggacttaatgcaaaTACTTAAAGTGTCGCCACAGATAAGTCCACGCAGGATAATCAAGAACGACGCTTTCCTACTTTATGGAACTTTTTTTTGAGAACAAGTCTCTTGtcaacgaaaatccagttgaaacagtcgtccctgactagcctgcgcggacttcacaggctcatgcgggacaacacttaacacatatgcattaaaacccGTTTCCTTGAGGGTGGCACAATTTATCTAGAAAACGAAAGCCATATGAAAACCGTAATTATGATTACAGCCGTCCTTGTACCGTTATTTTGATGAGTAGACAAAAATTGAATCGGGGCCATCATCCGGAATAAAGTTCACATATTCCTGAAATGTATATAGAAAtggattttaaaaaaaatagttgatATCATAATGTTTGTTTAAGGCCTCGTTGAATGTTGAATCTCGATTTGATGATATTGTACTAAAGTGAACAGGCACCTAACTCTAGTCACTGTGCAAGTGACTTTATCAGAGATCAATATGCAGCTGTGATTAAAATAGTGCACACATTTATTGTCAGCTGTGAAAAAAAAGATGGAAGATGAAAGGCACAAGATTAAGAGTTCTGTATGCTAATGTGGACTGAATCATGTTGAGATCATTAGTTCCTTTAACTAGGCCTTTCAGTATTTATtaagcccatttatgcctagcgtctagaaaaaggactatgcaaacagcgtagacccagatgaaacgcggcatgatgcggcgtctcatcagggtgttcactgtttgcttaaagaaatttctttaagaaatattctaaatatagaaataaatatactagacatccctaattttggaaataaattgatccaattaagaaggattgcagagtccactaggcataaatgggtttagcaTTGTAAGCCCCTTTCTGAGAATATTGGAAttcatgcagtccgcacacgtTGATCAGTGCCGACACGTTCCTCcttcactgttttttttattaaaaagagaTCTCACGAAAAATTAAATGAAAGTTGAaattgtcgtccatgattagcttgtacggacttcacaggttaatctggaagggtcacttaacgcacatgcatgaggCCCAGTTTTCTCTCAAACGAGGCTTATAAATGTGACATTACTGGTATACTCACTATAAATTCTCATATAATGTGGTAATAAGATGATAGGCTAGCGTTTGGGAATCTTATGCCCGCATCTGCTGTCTCCTTTTAGGCGTAACTTCGACCCAGAGGCACCCGTGTCGTTCACATACTCGCTTGTGTTTAACGGCACCGAGCCGCTGATTAAGCAAGAAATAGACGACATGATCACCGCCAACATCGAGGTCTGTATTTTTTTCACAACTTTTTGTTGAATAGGACTGCGTCCTTTTGAATTGGAATAATTGCGTTGTTATGGCTAAAATTCGAAAATTAGtgttgtgtttttgtattttgtatgctttaatattttaaaattgagaATCACAGTGCTTGAATATCATATTTACCAAGGTTGAACATATAGAGATGGGTGGGAGATTAACTACATACGGAgatttattcaattgtttttgaAATCTTAAAACCTAGACcgatttgggaattttttttctccATCGGTTCCCAAATTTTAACGAAACAACTCTACTCTGCAGGTGTACGACATTGGCTCCAGCAAGTGGTTCCTCATCGGCCAACAGTGGCTCATCAACGAGCAGAAGTGGGACGAGATCAAGATCAACATCTCAGACTACCTGATCAACCTGATTGCCACGACGCCGACACCTGATAGTATGTAGCGTTATCAACATAGCGCTTACATGAAGGTTTTATATGTCGACGTCGGAATAATGAGTTACAGAATATTAATTAACATCTCTGATTACTTGATTGATATGATTTCCACCACTGGTTGTTAGCGCGTGGCTATGGTATTAAAAAGGAAAAACAtcgttttgaatgaaaaataatcaaattcaacgaaaaatcaacttctctgataatttttttttcaatatctaatatatattgtacatatattttttagtgtttttttcagAAACGTTGATGTTTTGGTttgatatgatatttttttatattcaaaataatgtttttaccaattgatatcatagccacacgctaaccaccttaGATTTCCACGACGTCGAAACCTGATGGTTTTATAGCGTTCTCGCTATATTGCTGACATGCAGGTTTTGCTCAATTGCCTGAGTACTTAAAAATTGTGGACTTTTTTGCATTTGGAATGTACATGTTTGAAAaagacacatttatttgcaatgcGGAATCGACTTCGATCAACTAACTATGAATAACAGCGATCAACTAGCTATGAATAACAGCGATCAACTAGCTATGAATTACAGCTATCAACTAGCTATGAATAACAGCGATCAACAAGCTATGAATAACAACAATCAACAAGCAATGAATAATAAAGGATTaactatattatacatatatatttacgaCGATTAAATAGCTATCCATATAAACTTTTCCATACATATAGCatgatttattgtatattttaagtcATAGCAAAACCAATATATGGCAGTGTAAGCTGTTTACCATGTCACTGtgcatgtattgttttaaaattctttgcaattaatttgtatatttatcattttcagtCAAAAATCACGAGGAGCCATTTACGTTCCGCCTTATGAACTTCACAATGACACCCGCGTTAGCAGATACCTCCTCCGCCCAATTCCAGTCGTTAGCGTCGAGGTTCTGCACCTACGTAAGTATACCCCATAAACCCATTAAATGGGCTACACTCTGGGAACAtgcagtttaatgcatgtgcttaaagtgtcgtcaagattagcttgttcaggctaatcagggacgtcaatTTAATGgtaattttgcattattgaagtcTTGTTATTCTAAGCCAAAATCCATTTACGCGGAAGGTGTCGtcaatgataagcctgtgcggactgcaaaggccaATATGGAcattactttacacacatgcgcTGAAATCCGTTTTCCAAATGTGAGGTGCATAAAGGAAACATGTGTATGTCGTTTGCTTTGCCTTCAAAGTATGCTTTTTGAACAATGCCTAAAACTTGACCAAATATACCAGTATATTTATGAATGGTGATGAAATTTCCGAGCTGATAAACGTTTATTCAGAATtgagtattgaaacaaaaatgtcgGGATCAATTGTACAATATATATGACgaaaatgaaatatgcataaaatttaataattcatttaactgACCATGCACGAATAGTTGAATTAATCTTCATTTTTTTCCGAAATAGATTATCAATTGTTATTActgtttgaatttatattgtatatgtcaTTGTAGAACTGTTAATATTAACATCGCTGTATACTCAAATTTTAtccttatatattattatttttagcttgacGGTCAATACAAAAATCGTGCAGAGCTTGAGTACCTTAATTGTGGAGTCAAACGATTTTAGTAAGTATAAtgctaattattatttaataataataatgacgaTGGGGTGTTTATGAGTTTGGGTAAGAATATGTGCGTATTTTAAAAGCTAAAATTTAAGATTGTTTGTGAGCTGAGTGAAAACTCAAATCTCGATGTCTGAGTTGAGCTGAACATTGAGAATGTGTCTGAGTTGAGCTGAACATTGAGAATGTGTCTGAGTTGAGCTGAACATTGAGAATGTGTCTGAGTTGAGCTGAACATTGAGAATGTTTATAATACTGGACTAAAATATCGTCTTCATTGAAATAAAACACCACGTTCGTATTCAGCACGGAACCTGGACGTGGAACCCAGCACGTGGACTTCATCCTTACCTTCCGCGGTGACAAAGCCAACGACCCCGCGCTGCGAAACAAGATTATCGACATTATTATTGAGAACGCTCACCGCGAGGCGATCAACAATAGGATAGCCCTCGTGGTTGGGCCACTATTCGTGGCCGAAGACTCGCtccaggcagatgcggtggtcagCGGATCAACCACGTCGCCATTAGGTATGTTACATTCTGAGTCTTAATCTTACTAAACGTTTTGGAACTGAATCAATAAACTGCACTACTTATTTCTTTAAAGCTGTTGTGGACCCGAACCTCTATTAATCAACGaagtttttttatcacatgcgaTATGATAATATTACGCAAACCTACTGAttaatggtaaatattgttaACTGCCATTACGTTTTTACGTTGACCACGTCATTTAGCCTTGCGATTGGTTAGTCTAGGAAAATGGAAACGATCCCAATACACACATTATAATTA
Encoded here:
- the LOC127835890 gene encoding uncharacterized protein LOC127835890, with the protein product MDVTKLNYLKTIDIAEGEIRFDQLDLSTSVVLRTQLTSIICNGDVGQSMEILFHVSSYRQLEEKRDTRRAGVGAEIKGKVPAGTEENGQGPDNGVIPTPDLWRLPGHVIGDILFYLDDYKSTKITLDKQLLNFTSLPAFQNNRSLEYQTADEELLCADVDRIIKNHPDKFQNYVDCKLKFFTNGTEPHVNYEITFEGEKNPAQLLEEYNNILLKELPKERYDRWLGYRLGDLLIYYQNFTDFTEVPLKFRVLNLTWTEDLASSNSPKFRLHAERFCSDINRLLRARPDLFTQYDKCKVVQFGKSPVSIEILLEFSGRVSIPAMQQLAATVIFEDTPRYRYNQVVGHLIGDLLVYYADLLLYHYNIPFDAWLYNSTQKMYGYPWRDEERLWDSNSPKFKEIEAAFCNEMDRVFKAAPIAGNPNKERYYRCFIDNFQRNFDPEAPVSFTYSLVFNGTEPLIKQEIDDMITANIEVYDIGSSKWFLIGQQWLINEQKWDEIKINISDYLINLIATTPTPDIKNHEEPFTFRLMNFTMTPALADTSSAQFQSLASRFCTYLDGQYKNRAELEYLNCGVKRFYTEPGRGTQHVDFILTFRGDKANDPALRNKIIDIIIENAHREAINNRIALVVGPLFVAEDSLQADAVVSGSTTSPLANPCAPDKSGVTLPDPNDKASYFICYQGSGIGSKCSAPKVFDASKSVCVNP